In Desulfofundulus kuznetsovii DSM 6115, the following are encoded in one genomic region:
- a CDS encoding tyrosine-protein phosphatase, which produces MIDLHAHILPGLDDGAPDLGEALSMAWLAVEDGIVSLVATPHVTGDHYRTDRTTILSAVEQLNNHLDKYQIPLKILPGAEYRLEPDLPERLARGELLTLNDGGRYLLVELPAAFVPPYTERVLYELQLQGVTPIIAHPERNASFCRRPDLLQALVSRGVPAQVTAGSLTGRFGREAARMAFYFLECGLAHFVASDAHSSIGRTPVLSPALAEVERRLGVDAARKLVDNSRRVLEGQAIPLETARKVRTGRKGFLQALLGKFAR; this is translated from the coding sequence ATGATTGACCTGCACGCGCATATTTTGCCCGGCCTTGACGACGGCGCGCCGGATTTGGGCGAGGCTTTGTCCATGGCCTGGCTGGCGGTGGAGGACGGGATCGTTTCCCTGGTAGCCACACCCCACGTCACCGGAGATCATTACCGCACGGACCGGACGACAATTCTCAGTGCTGTAGAGCAGTTGAACAACCATTTGGATAAATACCAGATTCCCCTGAAAATATTGCCGGGCGCCGAGTACCGCCTGGAACCGGACCTGCCGGAACGCCTGGCCCGGGGGGAACTGCTCACCTTAAACGACGGGGGTCGCTATTTGCTGGTGGAACTGCCGGCCGCTTTTGTGCCTCCTTATACGGAGCGGGTGCTCTACGAGCTGCAGCTCCAGGGGGTTACGCCCATCATTGCCCACCCGGAAAGGAACGCCTCTTTCTGCCGCCGCCCGGACCTGCTGCAGGCCCTGGTTTCCCGGGGTGTGCCGGCCCAGGTTACCGCGGGCAGCCTGACCGGGAGGTTCGGGCGGGAAGCAGCCAGAATGGCCTTTTATTTCCTGGAGTGCGGTCTGGCCCACTTTGTGGCTTCCGATGCCCATTCCTCTATCGGGCGCACTCCCGTGCTCTCCCCTGCCCTTGCGGAGGTGGAGCGCCGGCTGGGGGTTGATGCAGCCCGAAAACTGGTGGACAACTCCCGGCGGGTGCTGGAGGGACAGGCCATTCCTTTGGAGACGGCCAGGAAGGTGCGAACCGGCAGAAAAGGTTTCCTGCAGGCGCTTCTGGGGAAGTTCGCGCGGTAG
- a CDS encoding helix-turn-helix domain-containing protein, whose translation MPSFGERLAYLRNQRGLSQAELARLLDMGQSTIAMYEKNKRSPDHQSLIRLADFFGVSTDYLLGRSDQPHLGEREKGPLLDEKLRAVAVDPLFVDLLRQVSGLTGEERKALAEYWELALQYVRRRKGRCQERN comes from the coding sequence ATGCCTTCTTTTGGCGAAAGGCTGGCCTATTTACGCAATCAAAGAGGATTATCCCAGGCGGAGCTTGCCCGCCTGTTGGATATGGGGCAGAGCACCATTGCCATGTACGAGAAAAACAAGCGTTCGCCGGATCACCAGTCGCTTATACGCCTGGCGGACTTTTTTGGTGTGTCCACTGACTATCTCCTGGGGCGCAGTGATCAGCCTCACCTGGGTGAGCGCGAGAAAGGCCCGCTTCTGGATGAGAAACTACGGGCAGTTGCCGTCGATCCCCTTTTTGTCGATCTTCTCAGGCAGGTGTCAGGCCTCACCGGGGAAGAAAGGAAAGCTCTGGCCGAATACTGGGAGTTGGCCCTGCAGTACGTAAGAAGGAGAAAGGGGCGCTGCCAGGAAAGAAATTAG
- a CDS encoding S-layer homology domain-containing protein, producing the protein MRLSFLWRVVYLVAGFFALIVLLCGICRPVAAASHGFTVLWVPSVSGGTYADLGTVVVHTYAGTFTEGGGAIFKLLEGYSFNWSSDVLDVDPATGEVRNLNNLVSFPASWGDVPNAFWGQQWAAYKVADNEVRITLVRAEDSVRLAAYDGVFCLSLQKIAVPYGIPGDIILTGEVFNSPGEVVLAGQVVVGRCVQGEVEVSLDGDLPLLVNETTVKLRLWEKTAGSFAADPASVVLRLPEGYRWTGAGAPEFLYGDLAWLSKVRFRPEGREIIIDTVVGEAYTTSSPTGFSLPLTFEVSDPERAIYGKVMAACAGASRVAPEEIAVAWHIDGTPPDVVATSPADGASNVPVDSVITVRFGEPVQKDPNARLTIRIADTLGREINFGVDTYYDELIIAPYERLSYSTHYAVYVDAGAVRDLTGTPNEPFSFGFTTEPLVWPTPVEFFTGSPEFRVGGKTVRLDVAPYLREGRVMVPVRAISDALNLATSWSGYTQVITFERGHTVRMRVGSRIVYVGDEVREIDVAPEIAEGRVYVPAAHLAAAFGYIFDEDSGGIYLAHPDADRQAPILVSSMPGDGARDFSPNATLVLTFDERIKPGGHFGEIKFIGSDEQEVAFNCSTVKEALFLRPQVALSPGTEYQVIIPAGALTDIIGNALSTTVKIVFRTASTGGRDSGGGSGGGGGGGAAVLAADRVEKPVLAGSVTVASIAGAIDVKVPAGAVSGTNAAIKVEIVSENRVPSAEMTALSKVVDVAIKNGTLTGQVDITLYFDRAKILPNREPAVYYYNEAKSRWVCLGGTVDFDKGKITVTVDHLTMFAVFAVAKKASKPEVITFKDMRDHWAADTVRKLADMDIISGYPDGTFRPDNTITRAEMACIMARVLKLAPGDGSALTFADKSEIPAWARGAVAAAARDGLFKGYPAPHGNVIFKPNSPINRAELAALLSRVVETRRTAVAGRAPAFADAAEIPVWARNAVEEDAASGIVSGYPDGSFRPKSAVTRAEAASMILRLLEKTNE; encoded by the coding sequence ATGCGGCTGAGTTTTTTGTGGCGCGTGGTCTACCTGGTGGCCGGCTTTTTTGCCCTCATCGTACTTTTGTGCGGTATTTGCCGGCCGGTTGCTGCCGCATCGCACGGGTTCACCGTGTTGTGGGTGCCCTCCGTGAGCGGGGGCACTTACGCCGATCTCGGCACGGTTGTAGTGCACACATATGCCGGTACATTTACGGAAGGGGGCGGGGCGATTTTTAAGCTGCTGGAGGGTTACAGCTTTAACTGGAGCTCGGATGTTTTGGACGTGGACCCCGCAACAGGCGAAGTGAGGAATCTCAATAATTTAGTTAGCTTCCCAGCTAGTTGGGGTGATGTGCCCAACGCCTTCTGGGGTCAACAGTGGGCGGCTTATAAAGTGGCCGATAACGAGGTGCGCATTACTCTGGTGAGGGCGGAGGACTCCGTGCGGCTTGCTGCGTATGATGGCGTATTCTGTCTTTCTCTTCAAAAGATTGCCGTTCCTTACGGTATACCGGGCGATATAATTCTCACCGGCGAGGTCTTTAATTCACCGGGTGAGGTGGTACTGGCAGGGCAGGTGGTGGTGGGGCGGTGCGTACAGGGTGAGGTAGAGGTATCCCTTGATGGCGACTTGCCGCTACTGGTAAATGAGACAACAGTTAAGTTGCGCTTGTGGGAAAAAACTGCCGGTTCATTTGCGGCTGACCCAGCCAGCGTAGTCCTGCGGCTGCCGGAAGGGTACAGGTGGACCGGGGCGGGTGCCCCGGAGTTCCTGTATGGAGATCTGGCCTGGCTGAGTAAAGTGCGGTTCCGTCCAGAGGGACGGGAGATCATCATTGATACAGTAGTAGGAGAGGCATATACCACGAGCTCTCCTACCGGTTTTTCCCTTCCCCTGACGTTTGAGGTGAGCGATCCCGAACGAGCAATCTACGGCAAAGTTATGGCCGCCTGCGCTGGCGCCAGCCGTGTGGCGCCGGAGGAAATTGCCGTTGCCTGGCACATAGACGGGACACCGCCTGATGTTGTTGCCACAAGCCCGGCTGACGGTGCGAGCAATGTACCAGTCGATTCAGTCATTACCGTTCGCTTTGGTGAGCCTGTGCAAAAGGATCCCAATGCGAGGTTGACCATCCGTATTGCTGATACTTTGGGCAGAGAAATCAATTTTGGGGTGGACACGTACTACGACGAACTCATCATTGCCCCTTACGAGCGCCTTTCGTACAGCACGCACTACGCCGTTTACGTGGACGCAGGGGCCGTGCGCGATCTTACCGGCACCCCAAACGAGCCTTTTTCCTTTGGGTTTACCACCGAACCCCTTGTCTGGCCGACACCGGTGGAATTTTTCACCGGCTCTCCTGAATTCAGGGTGGGTGGTAAAACCGTTAGACTGGATGTGGCACCTTACCTCCGGGAAGGGCGGGTGATGGTTCCGGTGCGGGCGATAAGCGACGCCCTCAACCTGGCCACTTCCTGGAGCGGTTACACCCAGGTGATTACCTTTGAGCGCGGGCACACCGTGCGCATGCGTGTGGGAAGCAGGATAGTGTACGTGGGTGACGAGGTTCGCGAAATTGACGTGGCACCGGAAATTGCCGAAGGCAGGGTTTACGTTCCTGCAGCGCATCTGGCCGCTGCGTTTGGTTACATTTTTGACGAAGACAGCGGAGGCATCTACCTGGCCCATCCAGATGCGGACAGGCAGGCGCCGATCCTGGTCTCCTCTATGCCCGGTGATGGCGCCCGCGACTTTTCGCCTAATGCAACGCTTGTGCTAACCTTCGACGAAAGGATCAAACCTGGCGGGCACTTCGGGGAAATCAAGTTTATCGGTTCCGATGAGCAGGAAGTAGCATTTAACTGCAGCACTGTCAAAGAAGCCCTTTTTTTGCGGCCGCAAGTTGCCCTTTCGCCGGGCACGGAGTACCAGGTTATCATCCCTGCCGGGGCGCTGACCGACATTATCGGGAACGCGCTTTCCACAACGGTGAAAATCGTGTTCCGCACGGCCTCAACCGGCGGCCGGGATAGTGGCGGTGGTTCCGGCGGTGGTGGCGGCGGAGGTGCAGCCGTGCTGGCCGCAGACAGGGTGGAAAAGCCCGTGCTGGCGGGAAGCGTTACCGTGGCCAGTATAGCCGGTGCGATAGATGTTAAGGTTCCTGCCGGGGCGGTAAGCGGAACAAACGCCGCCATAAAGGTGGAGATCGTGAGCGAAAACCGGGTTCCAAGTGCAGAGATGACCGCCCTGAGCAAGGTGGTGGACGTCGCTATAAAAAACGGTACCCTTACTGGGCAAGTGGACATCACCCTTTATTTCGACCGAGCAAAGATTTTGCCCAATCGGGAGCCAGCTGTTTATTACTACAACGAAGCAAAGAGCAGGTGGGTATGCCTTGGGGGTACTGTGGATTTCGATAAGGGTAAGATAACGGTGACAGTTGACCACCTCACCATGTTTGCCGTTTTTGCCGTAGCCAAGAAGGCATCCAAACCCGAAGTGATCACCTTCAAGGATATGCGGGATCACTGGGCGGCTGACACCGTAAGAAAGCTGGCGGATATGGACATCATCTCTGGCTATCCTGATGGCACTTTCCGGCCCGACAACACGATTACCCGGGCTGAAATGGCCTGCATCATGGCACGGGTATTGAAGCTTGCACCTGGGGACGGATCTGCTCTGACCTTTGCGGATAAAAGCGAGATTCCCGCTTGGGCTCGCGGGGCAGTTGCTGCAGCGGCCAGGGATGGCCTTTTCAAAGGCTATCCTGCGCCTCATGGAAACGTGATTTTTAAGCCCAATAGCCCAATTAACCGGGCTGAGCTGGCGGCCCTCCTAAGCCGGGTTGTTGAGACCAGGCGCACTGCGGTGGCAGGCCGGGCACCGGCATTTGCCGACGCGGCAGAAATCCCGGTTTGGGCAAGGAACGCCGTCGAGGAAGACGCGGCAAGCGGGATTGTAAGCGGGTACCCGGACGGCTCCTTCCGGCCTAAAAGCGCAGTAACCCGTGCTGAAGCAGCATCTATGATTTTACGTCTTTTGGAAAAAACAAATGAGTGA
- a CDS encoding IS1634 family transposase, with the protein MFVRTKTFANKDGTKRTYLQIVEGVRENGKVRQKVVANLGRIEDVQSGSLDRLIESLAKFSKKRWVQAEAARLMILEAKEWGTELIFRHLWEKLGLAAIIKNLLEKTEITSPLDEAIYAMVLNRISDPLSKRAVNEWVNEIYRPAFKELELHHFYRALDFLILHKETIELELFEQTKNLFNLELDLVFWDTTSTYFTGNGPEGLAEYGYSKDYRSDRVQIIVGVLMTREGIPVAHQVFPGNTADIETFKKVIHDTRTRFLLRRVIFVADRGMVSTTLLDELYKEHIEYIVGVKMRRMQAVAEVLKTGGRYKEVAENLKVKEVWHDANRYIICYNPMEAEHDRKAREEIVKKLEKQLNEKGLKSMLSNSGYSRFLKISGANVAVDQKALEEDARYDGKYVLRTNSQLDTAEAALAYKELWRVERAFRELKSTLDLRPIYHWKDRRVRAHVMVCFLALVLESAFYRYLKLAGSQVEYLYLMRDLKNLKAVELTLEGIRYLCRTELPGNAFQAFKALGIGVPNHVIIIN; encoded by the coding sequence ATGTTTGTCAGGACTAAAACTTTCGCCAATAAAGATGGCACCAAAAGGACGTACTTACAAATAGTCGAAGGTGTTCGTGAAAACGGTAAAGTACGCCAGAAAGTTGTTGCTAACCTGGGCCGCATTGAAGATGTCCAGTCGGGTAGCCTCGACCGTTTAATTGAAAGCCTGGCTAAATTCTCAAAAAAGAGGTGGGTTCAAGCTGAAGCCGCCAGGCTCATGATTTTAGAGGCAAAAGAATGGGGTACCGAGCTGATCTTCCGGCACCTGTGGGAAAAGCTGGGACTGGCTGCCATTATCAAAAACCTTCTTGAGAAAACAGAAATAACCAGCCCTCTTGATGAAGCCATATACGCCATGGTCCTAAACCGTATCAGTGATCCATTGTCCAAGCGGGCGGTCAACGAATGGGTCAACGAGATCTACCGGCCCGCCTTTAAGGAACTGGAGTTACACCATTTTTACCGGGCATTGGATTTTCTCATCTTACATAAGGAAACCATTGAACTGGAGTTGTTTGAGCAAACGAAAAATCTATTTAACCTGGAACTGGATCTGGTTTTCTGGGACACCACCTCCACCTACTTCACTGGAAATGGTCCCGAAGGTCTGGCGGAATACGGGTATTCCAAAGACTACCGCTCCGACCGGGTGCAGATTATTGTAGGAGTGCTTATGACCCGGGAAGGAATACCGGTGGCTCACCAGGTTTTTCCCGGTAATACTGCCGACATCGAGACCTTCAAGAAGGTCATCCATGATACCCGAACACGGTTTCTACTCCGGCGGGTAATCTTCGTAGCCGACCGGGGAATGGTTAGCACAACACTTCTGGATGAGTTGTATAAAGAACATATCGAATATATCGTCGGCGTAAAAATGCGCCGGATGCAGGCGGTTGCGGAAGTGTTGAAAACGGGCGGCCGTTATAAAGAAGTAGCCGAGAACTTGAAAGTAAAAGAAGTCTGGCATGATGCCAATCGCTACATTATCTGCTATAACCCGATGGAAGCCGAACACGACCGAAAAGCCCGGGAAGAGATTGTCAAGAAATTGGAAAAACAGCTCAACGAAAAAGGTCTTAAATCAATGCTATCAAACAGTGGCTACAGCAGGTTTCTGAAAATATCAGGCGCCAATGTTGCCGTGGATCAGAAGGCTCTGGAAGAAGATGCCCGTTATGACGGGAAGTATGTTCTCAGGACCAACTCCCAACTGGACACCGCAGAGGCAGCCCTGGCATACAAAGAACTCTGGCGGGTGGAAAGGGCCTTCCGGGAATTAAAATCCACCCTTGATTTAAGGCCAATCTACCACTGGAAAGACCGCCGGGTAAGGGCACATGTCATGGTTTGTTTTCTGGCGCTGGTGTTGGAATCGGCTTTTTACCGGTATCTCAAGCTGGCCGGCAGCCAGGTTGAATACTTGTATCTCATGAGAGATTTAAAAAATCTAAAAGCTGTTGAGTTAACCCTGGAAGGCATAAGATACTTGTGCCGAACTGAATTACCAGGAAATGCTTTTCAAGCTTTTAAAGCATTGGGAATAGGAGTTCCAAATCATGTAATAATCATTAATTAA
- a CDS encoding AbrB/MazE/SpoVT family DNA-binding domain-containing protein, with protein METRLSSKGQITLPSEVRRRLKIRTGDVLVVKTVGENSIILEVKRKDFVTTTKQEEDILTATAGLWRDRNDIARLSPRH; from the coding sequence ATGGAAACACGCCTCTCTTCAAAAGGGCAAATAACTCTACCTTCAGAGGTCCGGCGCCGGTTAAAAATTCGAACCGGCGATGTCCTGGTAGTAAAAACAGTGGGAGAAAACAGCATTATCTTAGAAGTAAAAAGAAAAGACTTTGTTACAACGACAAAACAAGAGGAAGATATCCTTACTGCCACTGCCGGTCTATGGCGAGATCGAAACGACATTGCGCGGCTATCGCCCCGCCACTGA